The Parus major isolate Abel chromosome 4, Parus_major1.1, whole genome shotgun sequence genome has a window encoding:
- the LOC107202780 gene encoding 16 kDa beta-galactoside-binding lectin codes for MEKGLVVTQLDVEPGECIKVKGKIQSDAKGFAVNVGKDSNTLMLHFNPRFDCHGDINTIVCNSKEDGMWGEEDRKADFPFQHGDKIEICISFDETEATVKLPEAEFKFPNRLGMEKIEYLAVEGDFKVKAIKFS; via the exons ATGGAGAAA GGACTGGTTGTTACTCAGCTGGATGTTGAGCCTGGTGAGTGCATCAAGGTCAAAGGGAAGATCCAGTCTGATGCCAAAGG GTTTGCTGTGAATGTCGGGAAGGACAGCAACACCCTCATGCTGCATTTCAACCCTCGCTTTGACTGTCACGGGGACATCAACACCATCGTGTGCAATTCCAAGGAGGATGGCATGTGGGGGGAAGAGGACAGGAAGGCTGACTTTCCCTTCCAGCATGGTGACAAGATTGAG ATATGCATCTCCTTCGATGAAACCGAGGCCACGGTGAAGCTGCCTGAGGCGGAGTTCAAGTTCCCAAATCGTCTGGGCATGGAGAAAATCGAATACCTGGCTGTGGAGGGTGACTTCAAAGTCAAAGCCATTAAGTTCAGCTAA